Proteins found in one Brachyspira murdochii DSM 12563 genomic segment:
- a CDS encoding dihydroorotase: MIIKNAKIIESSNIVSIIIKDEKIKKIDFDNNFQNYKDKDIIDANYNYVIAGIIDPHVHMRDPGLTQKEDFNSGSKAAARGGVTSFLDMPNTIPNTITKENLIAKKNMMIGKSYVDYGFHFGGSKADNSDDIKNIINDAASTKIFFNASTGNMLVEDDKILEKLFESSKIVTVHAEDKMADKAIEIAKKTKTPLYLCHISLESEINSLKRAKDSGMVIYGEATPHHLFLNTEDVNKNEKNKMLLRMKPELREKSDNKALLKAILDYTIDTIGTDHAPHLISEKLEKLTFGVPSVEHSLELMLNKVNDSTMDLKLLTKIMSENASKIFGIKNKGMLKENYDADLVIIDMKDNSIIEEKDIITKSGWSPYIGFNRGGKVLTTIVRGNKVYDNAIFTDKFIGKEIIYN; encoded by the coding sequence ATGATAATAAAAAATGCTAAAATAATAGAAAGCAGCAATATAGTTTCCATCATAATAAAAGATGAAAAAATAAAAAAAATAGATTTTGATAATAATTTTCAAAACTATAAAGATAAAGATATAATAGATGCTAACTATAATTATGTGATTGCAGGTATAATAGATCCTCATGTTCATATGAGAGATCCCGGTCTTACTCAAAAAGAAGATTTTAATTCTGGAAGCAAGGCTGCAGCAAGGGGCGGAGTTACTTCTTTTTTGGATATGCCTAATACTATACCAAACACTATAACAAAAGAAAATCTAATTGCCAAAAAAAATATGATGATAGGAAAATCTTATGTTGATTATGGTTTTCATTTCGGCGGAAGCAAAGCAGATAACAGTGATGATATAAAAAATATTATTAATGATGCAGCATCTACAAAAATATTTTTTAATGCCTCTACTGGAAATATGCTTGTAGAAGATGATAAAATATTAGAAAAGCTATTTGAAAGTTCTAAAATAGTTACAGTACATGCAGAAGATAAAATGGCTGATAAAGCAATAGAAATAGCTAAAAAAACAAAAACACCATTATATTTATGTCATATATCATTGGAAAGTGAAATCAATTCGCTAAAAAGAGCAAAAGATTCTGGAATGGTGATTTATGGAGAGGCAACTCCTCATCATTTATTTTTAAATACTGAAGATGTTAATAAAAATGAAAAAAATAAAATGCTTTTGAGAATGAAGCCTGAATTAAGAGAAAAATCTGATAATAAAGCATTGTTAAAAGCAATATTAGATTACACAATAGATACAATAGGAACTGATCATGCCCCTCATTTGATAAGTGAAAAGTTGGAAAAACTTACTTTCGGAGTGCCTTCTGTAGAGCATTCATTAGAACTAATGCTAAATAAAGTAAATGACAGCACAATGGATTTAAAATTATTAACCAAAATTATGAGCGAAAATGCTTCAAAAATATTTGGTATAAAAAATAAAGGCATGTTAAAAGAAAATTATGACGCAGATCTAGTAATAATAGATATGAAAGACAATTCTATAATAGAAGAGAAAGATATAATTACTAAATCAGGCTGGTCTCCTTATATAGGTTTTAATAGAGGCGGTAAAGTATTAACTACTATAGTACGCGGAAATAAAGTATATGATAATGCTATATTTACTGATAAGTTTATAGGAAAAGAGATAATTTATAATTAA
- the pyrB gene encoding aspartate carbamoyltransferase yields MKNFISIKELSKEEIIEVLDTAKKLDNTDSDERRKIMDGKIMTSIFFEPSTRTRLSFTSAAYRMGCKELGFDNPDKSSIMKGESLRDTLIMVSAYSDIIVMRHNIDGAAKFAEEVTKCPVINAGDGSNEHPSQTLLDLYTLRDELGSIENKKIAFVGDTKYGRTVHSLSKALKMFNGELYFVSPDIIQIPDYILKELDQAKIKYKKLNSYEEILKDIDCLYMTRIQKERFDNINEYEKVKNAFNISRKDIEGKCKDNMIIMHPLPRVDEINIDLDDTKYAKYFVQARNGVPTRMAMLALATGIIESKAKRKEIDYEVVENKEMVCTNGKCVTHFEQTKNKVAKRSYGDFCYYCNREIGK; encoded by the coding sequence ATGAAAAACTTTATATCCATCAAAGAGTTATCAAAAGAGGAAATTATTGAAGTATTAGACACAGCTAAAAAATTGGATAACACTGATAGTGATGAAAGAAGAAAAATTATGGACGGTAAAATTATGACCAGCATATTCTTTGAACCTTCCACAAGAACAAGATTATCATTCACTTCAGCAGCTTACAGAATGGGATGTAAAGAATTAGGATTTGACAACCCAGATAAAAGCTCCATAATGAAAGGAGAATCTTTGAGAGATACTCTTATAATGGTTTCTGCTTATTCTGATATTATAGTTATGCGTCATAATATAGACGGTGCTGCCAAATTCGCAGAAGAAGTTACAAAATGCCCTGTTATAAATGCTGGAGACGGCTCTAATGAACACCCTAGCCAAACGCTACTTGATTTATACACTTTAAGAGATGAACTTGGAAGTATTGAAAATAAAAAAATAGCTTTTGTTGGGGATACAAAATATGGAAGAACTGTTCATTCATTATCCAAAGCTTTGAAAATGTTTAATGGAGAACTTTACTTTGTTTCACCTGATATTATACAAATACCTGATTATATATTAAAAGAATTAGACCAAGCTAAAATAAAATATAAAAAACTTAACAGCTATGAAGAGATATTAAAAGATATAGACTGCTTATATATGACAAGGATACAGAAAGAAAGATTTGATAATATTAATGAGTACGAAAAAGTAAAAAATGCTTTTAATATATCAAGAAAAGATATAGAAGGAAAATGCAAAGATAATATGATAATAATGCACCCTCTTCCAAGAGTAGATGAAATTAATATAGATCTAGATGATACTAAATATGCTAAATATTTTGTACAGGCTAGAAACGGAGTTCCTACAAGAATGGCTATGCTTGCACTTGCTACTGGAATAATAGAGTCAAAAGCAAAAAGAAAAGAAATAGACTATGAAGTAGTAGAAAATAAAGAAATGGTTTGTACTAATGGCAAATGTGTTACTCACTTTGAACAGACAAAAAATAAAGTAGCAAAAAGAAGTTACGGAGATTTCTGCTACTACTGTAATAGAGAAATAGGAAAATAA
- the dxs gene encoding 1-deoxy-D-xylulose-5-phosphate synthase: MYLEEINSPIDLKKLTAEELKILSSEIREFLINNVSNTGGHLGSNLGVVDLTIVLHYLFSSPRDAFIFDVGHQAYTHKILTGRKDRFHTLRKYGGLSGFPKRCESEHDIEETGHASTSLSFAYGLACSRNILGLKGDVIAIIGDGAMTGGMALEAMNNIANTDTDIIIVLNNNEMSIGKNIGAISKFLNTTLNDSLVQEASEKVRGLVSSLPFGDIANEFIDRGKGAIRTFVAPGIAFREMGFKYFGPVDGHDYDDLINTFQKVKSIRGPRLVQVNTVKGKGYKIAEENPSKFHGIAPFNVETGELKTKQESKTFSALAGECIVNAAKENKNIAAITAAMESGTGLTEYAKMFPDRFFDVGIAEQHAVTFAVGLAESGIIPFVCLYSTFLQRAYDQVIHDVGIMNANVKLMIDRAGLVPEDGDTHQGVFDVSFLRIVPNITIMAPIAEKDFRSMVKKAVEYNGPVVIRYNKSSVRELKNDEVLDDIEIGKAYILREDKKNNNVIISYGQTLIDITEAADELNTDFTIINLSTLKPLDEETILKYIKKANKVLIIEEALEAGGIGSAVLELLADNDIYIPVKLHALPNKFFESAARSELLKMYKLDKDGLKEMIKSYFL; this comes from the coding sequence ATGTATTTAGAAGAAATAAATAGTCCAATTGATTTAAAAAAATTAACAGCAGAAGAATTGAAAATTTTATCATCTGAGATAAGAGAGTTTTTGATAAATAATGTTTCCAATACTGGAGGACATTTAGGAAGTAATTTAGGCGTAGTAGATTTAACTATCGTACTTCATTATTTGTTTTCTTCTCCGAGAGATGCTTTTATATTTGATGTTGGTCATCAGGCTTATACGCATAAAATTCTCACTGGAAGAAAAGACCGATTTCATACATTAAGGAAATACGGCGGACTTTCTGGATTTCCTAAAAGATGTGAGTCTGAACATGATATAGAAGAAACAGGACATGCCTCTACTTCATTATCATTTGCTTATGGGCTTGCTTGTTCAAGAAACATATTAGGTCTTAAAGGTGATGTTATAGCTATAATAGGTGACGGAGCTATGACCGGCGGTATGGCTCTTGAAGCTATGAATAATATTGCAAATACTGACACTGATATAATTATAGTATTAAATAATAATGAAATGTCTATAGGTAAAAATATAGGAGCTATATCAAAGTTTTTAAATACAACTTTAAATGATTCTTTAGTTCAGGAGGCTTCAGAAAAGGTTAGAGGATTAGTTTCAAGCCTTCCTTTCGGAGATATTGCAAACGAGTTTATAGACAGAGGTAAAGGTGCTATTAGAACTTTTGTTGCTCCCGGTATAGCTTTTAGAGAGATGGGATTTAAATATTTCGGTCCTGTTGACGGACATGATTATGATGATCTTATAAATACTTTTCAGAAGGTAAAATCTATAAGAGGCCCGAGACTTGTTCAGGTTAATACAGTTAAGGGAAAAGGCTATAAAATAGCTGAAGAAAATCCTTCCAAATTTCATGGAATAGCTCCTTTTAATGTAGAAACTGGAGAACTAAAGACAAAACAAGAATCAAAAACCTTTTCTGCCCTTGCAGGCGAATGTATTGTAAACGCTGCAAAAGAAAATAAAAATATCGCAGCAATAACTGCCGCAATGGAATCTGGAACAGGATTAACAGAATATGCCAAAATGTTTCCGGACAGATTCTTTGATGTAGGGATAGCAGAGCAGCATGCGGTAACATTTGCTGTAGGGCTTGCTGAAAGCGGTATAATACCTTTTGTTTGTTTATATTCTACATTTCTTCAAAGGGCATATGATCAGGTTATTCATGATGTTGGTATTATGAATGCTAATGTTAAACTTATGATAGATAGAGCTGGACTTGTACCAGAAGACGGAGATACTCATCAGGGGGTATTTGATGTATCTTTTTTGAGAATTGTCCCAAATATTACTATTATGGCTCCTATAGCAGAAAAAGATTTTAGAAGTATGGTAAAAAAAGCTGTAGAATATAATGGACCTGTTGTTATAAGATATAATAAATCATCTGTAAGGGAATTAAAAAATGATGAAGTATTAGATGATATAGAAATAGGAAAAGCATATATTCTTAGAGAAGATAAAAAGAATAATAATGTTATAATAAGCTATGGTCAGACTCTTATTGATATAACAGAAGCAGCTGATGAACTTAATACAGATTTTACTATTATTAATCTTTCTACTTTAAAACCTTTAGATGAAGAGACTATTTTAAAGTACATAAAAAAAGCTAATAAAGTTTTAATTATTGAAGAGGCTTTGGAGGCAGGAGGAATTGGAAGTGCTGTATTAGAATTATTAGCAGATAATGATATATATATACCTGTCAAACTTCATGCATTGCCTAATAAATTTTTTGAATCAGCAGCAAGGTCTGAGCTTTTGAAAATGTATAAACTTGATAAAGACGGATTAAAAGAAATGATAAAAAGTTATTTTTTATAA
- the radA gene encoding DNA repair protein RadA translates to MAKKNNTIFVCDNCGESTINWMGKCPSCGSWNSLKPFTEPTENTNKAIRERTSVSSDKAQLTSIKKIKTNESARISTNIDELNRVLGGGIVSGSVILIGGEPGIGKSTLLLQTASNIAKNEKVYYFTGEESIEQIKLRADRLILEDSDFLISSESNCDNIINTLLDNPPTLAIIDSIQTVYSPSTNSIAGSPAQIKNCAWALMQTAKLKNITIFLVGHITKEGTIAGPKILEHIVDCVLYFEGDDKGIYRILRAVKNRYGAVDEVGIFEMAEKGLMEVKDPSRVFTRGLNEAVFAGSVITPVIEGSRVFCVEEEALVGSSAFGYPRRLTIGYDQYRLLIIIAILEKRAHLNLSNQDVYINIANGLNVKETASDLSIAMAIASSMSGISIQRTTAYIGELGLSGEIRPVRFIERRIKEMKKFSLKEVYISKRALKEVKNIEGIKIIGLEHISEAVKRLGIS, encoded by the coding sequence ATGGCAAAGAAAAATAACACAATATTTGTCTGCGATAACTGCGGAGAAAGCACTATTAATTGGATGGGTAAATGCCCTTCCTGCGGTTCTTGGAATAGCTTAAAACCTTTTACAGAACCTACAGAAAATACAAATAAAGCTATAAGAGAAAGAACTTCCGTTTCTTCAGATAAAGCTCAATTAACATCTATAAAAAAAATAAAAACTAATGAAAGTGCAAGAATATCAACAAATATAGATGAGCTTAACAGAGTTTTAGGGGGAGGAATTGTATCTGGAAGCGTCATACTTATAGGAGGCGAACCGGGTATTGGTAAATCTACTTTGCTTTTACAAACTGCTTCAAATATTGCCAAAAATGAAAAAGTTTATTATTTTACAGGCGAAGAATCTATTGAGCAGATAAAATTAAGAGCTGACAGACTGATATTAGAAGACTCAGACTTTTTAATATCATCAGAGTCCAACTGCGATAATATAATAAATACATTATTAGATAATCCGCCTACACTTGCCATAATAGACTCTATACAAACAGTATACAGCCCTTCAACAAATAGTATAGCAGGATCTCCAGCACAAATAAAAAACTGTGCATGGGCTTTAATGCAGACTGCAAAATTAAAAAATATAACTATATTTTTGGTAGGACATATCACAAAAGAAGGAACTATAGCAGGACCTAAAATTTTGGAGCATATAGTAGACTGTGTTCTTTATTTTGAGGGCGATGATAAAGGAATATACAGAATATTAAGAGCCGTAAAAAACCGTTACGGAGCGGTAGATGAAGTCGGAATATTTGAAATGGCTGAAAAAGGATTAATGGAAGTAAAAGACCCTTCAAGAGTATTTACAAGAGGATTAAACGAAGCAGTATTTGCAGGAAGCGTCATAACCCCTGTAATAGAAGGAAGCAGGGTATTTTGCGTAGAAGAAGAGGCATTGGTGGGAAGCAGTGCATTCGGTTATCCTAGAAGACTTACTATAGGTTATGATCAGTACAGACTTCTTATAATAATAGCAATACTAGAAAAACGTGCTCATCTAAACCTTTCAAATCAAGATGTATATATTAATATAGCAAACGGACTTAATGTAAAAGAAACAGCAAGCGATTTATCTATAGCAATGGCAATAGCTTCTAGTATGTCTGGAATATCTATTCAAAGAACAACTGCCTATATTGGAGAATTAGGACTTTCTGGGGAAATAAGACCTGTAAGATTTATAGAAAGACGTATAAAAGAAATGAAAAAATTCTCTCTCAAAGAAGTATATATTTCTAAGCGGGCTTTAAAAGAAGTAAAAAATATAGAAGGAATAAAAATTATAGGATTAGAACATATTTCAGAGGCTGTAAAAAGATTGGGTATATCATAA
- a CDS encoding Rpn family recombination-promoting nuclease/putative transposase yields the protein MNKKNGINVLNDYFVRYLFSDKGSEAILLDFINSTMLDVGMKTFRSVEILTPFNYKENYEDKETIAPKVGRRPDVKCITQNGSVVIIEIQLQGNSRFPERILYYWASNYSKLLKQGEKYDALTPVISINLLNFNLDNSNNIHSCYMIYDTVNQRLLTDHLQIHIIELKKFHNNLLKPDLNCWLKFFTMKEKDNREVIMSELVKEKPVMEEVQRRYNNFIKDRLMMNEYDKREAYLYGNQIMLEEERRLGIEEGEKNRSILIAKGMKNKNMDILLISELTGLTVDEINKL from the coding sequence ATGAATAAAAAAAACGGCATTAATGTATTAAATGATTATTTTGTGAGATATCTTTTCTCTGATAAAGGAAGTGAGGCAATATTGCTTGATTTTATTAATTCAACAATGCTTGATGTTGGAATGAAGACTTTTAGATCAGTTGAAATTTTGACGCCATTTAACTATAAGGAGAACTATGAAGATAAAGAAACTATAGCACCGAAGGTGGGCAGACGCCCAGATGTTAAGTGCATAACTCAAAATGGTTCAGTTGTTATAATAGAAATTCAGCTTCAAGGCAATTCAAGATTTCCAGAACGCATACTTTATTATTGGGCTTCTAATTACAGTAAACTTTTAAAGCAAGGCGAAAAATATGATGCACTAACTCCTGTAATAAGTATTAATCTTCTTAATTTTAATTTAGATAACAGTAATAATATACATTCCTGCTATATGATTTATGATACGGTTAATCAAAGACTTTTAACAGATCATTTACAAATACATATAATTGAACTTAAAAAATTTCATAATAATTTATTAAAACCAGATTTAAATTGCTGGCTTAAATTCTTTACAATGAAAGAAAAAGATAATAGGGAGGTTATAATGTCAGAATTAGTAAAAGAAAAACCTGTAATGGAAGAAGTACAGAGACGATATAATAACTTTATTAAAGATAGATTAATGATGAATGAATACGATAAAAGAGAGGCTTACCTATATGGAAATCAAATAATGCTTGAGGAAGAGCGTAGACTAGGAATTGAAGAAGGTGAAAAAAATAGATCTATATTAATAGCTAAAGGAATGAAAAATAAAAATATGGATATTTTATTGATAAGTGAATTAACAGGACTTACAGTAGATGAAATAAATAAACTATAA
- a CDS encoding GldG family protein gives MTKKKDRIITFSLIVVIIILINAIINQFTPMIDLTKDKVYSLSKESKNLVKNLKEPMSVKFFVTPNLPPPFSTYEKYVKDLFEGYKTAGGKNISFEVVDASKHSELASQYRINPTQISVLEKDQTQTKVAYMGLSFIYGDSIETIPFIQSTEGLEYNIDTIIRKMMDKNDRLKRLENNLNVYYISSPEIYDLLQIGAMEIIPDSIMQAVAEANKDLMNKVKFINVDMTNPNKENEELIKKLNVEKIEWNDIKDPNGNIVANKGSAYFSLVLENGDDIRHLSTSYILYGAFDQIKDEISKNIDSMLGLKATIGYIQGHEEANYITIPPQFGGNPNDAYDSVSEYVSEIEGNYNFEAVDISLNDIPSNIDALIVLGSKTAFSDYELYKLDQFIMSGKPVLFMLNGVQINQDDPAAQMYGPKLIPVTNRLNEILPNYGFTVAENMIFDDNSYKAQLQQGMPEQKMYYIPLIAAENINAKSDITKSINLMLTPISSEIITNTNNTDIKVTPLIYTSDKSWVETENFTASMTGMPTDSSKLSKRLLASVFEGKMNSAFEGKDIPLSDNTQNNINNDINRINSTTSGKVIAVGSYEMAKNSAYSANKIFLMNLVDYMVGDNGLMSIRRKGAIYNPPYQVPETVKLFVRVINIVMLPIAVIVFGLMLWSSDKKRREKIFEKFNSK, from the coding sequence ATGACAAAGAAAAAAGACAGAATAATAACATTTTCATTAATAGTTGTAATTATAATACTGATAAATGCTATCATTAATCAATTCACTCCAATGATAGATTTAACAAAAGATAAAGTATACTCTCTAAGCAAAGAAAGCAAAAATTTGGTTAAAAATTTAAAAGAGCCTATGAGTGTAAAGTTTTTTGTTACACCAAATCTTCCGCCTCCTTTTTCAACTTACGAGAAATACGTAAAAGATTTGTTTGAAGGATACAAAACAGCTGGAGGAAAAAATATAAGTTTTGAAGTAGTAGACGCATCAAAACATTCTGAATTAGCTTCTCAATACAGAATAAATCCAACTCAAATAAGTGTTTTAGAAAAAGATCAAACTCAGACTAAAGTAGCGTATATGGGGCTTTCTTTTATATACGGCGACTCTATAGAGACTATACCTTTTATTCAGTCAACTGAAGGATTAGAATACAATATAGATACTATCATAAGAAAGATGATGGATAAAAATGACAGATTAAAAAGACTTGAAAACAATTTAAATGTTTATTATATATCGTCTCCTGAAATATATGATCTTCTTCAAATAGGAGCAATGGAAATTATACCAGACTCTATTATGCAGGCAGTTGCTGAAGCAAATAAAGACTTAATGAACAAAGTAAAGTTTATTAATGTAGACATGACAAACCCTAATAAAGAAAATGAAGAATTGATAAAAAAATTAAATGTAGAAAAGATAGAATGGAATGATATAAAAGACCCAAACGGAAATATAGTAGCAAATAAAGGAAGTGCTTATTTCTCATTAGTTTTAGAAAACGGAGATGATATAAGACATCTTTCTACATCATATATCTTATACGGAGCTTTTGACCAAATAAAAGATGAAATATCAAAAAATATAGACAGTATGCTAGGACTTAAAGCCACTATAGGATATATACAAGGTCATGAAGAAGCAAACTATATAACTATACCTCCTCAATTCGGCGGAAATCCTAATGATGCATATGATAGTGTAAGCGAGTATGTATCAGAGATAGAAGGAAATTATAATTTTGAAGCAGTTGATATTTCTTTAAATGATATACCTTCTAATATAGACGCTTTAATAGTTTTAGGAAGCAAAACTGCATTCAGCGACTATGAATTATATAAACTAGATCAATTCATTATGAGCGGAAAACCTGTACTATTTATGCTTAACGGCGTACAAATAAATCAAGACGATCCTGCTGCTCAGATGTACGGACCTAAACTTATACCTGTTACAAACAGACTTAATGAAATACTTCCTAATTACGGATTTACTGTAGCAGAAAACATGATATTTGATGATAATTCATATAAAGCACAATTACAGCAAGGTATGCCGGAACAAAAAATGTACTATATACCTTTAATAGCTGCAGAAAATATCAATGCCAAAAGTGATATAACTAAAAGTATTAATTTAATGCTTACTCCTATATCATCAGAAATTATCACAAATACAAATAATACAGATATAAAAGTTACGCCTCTAATTTACACAAGCGATAAAAGCTGGGTTGAAACGGAGAACTTCACTGCATCTATGACTGGAATGCCTACTGATTCAAGTAAATTATCAAAAAGATTATTAGCTTCTGTATTTGAAGGAAAGATGAACAGTGCATTTGAAGGAAAGGATATACCGTTATCAGATAATACTCAAAACAATATTAATAATGATATAAACAGAATTAACTCCACTACAAGCGGAAAAGTTATAGCAGTAGGTTCTTATGAAATGGCTAAAAATAGTGCCTATAGTGCAAACAAAATTTTCTTAATGAATCTAGTTGATTATATGGTAGGAGATAACGGACTTATGAGCATAAGAAGAAAAGGAGCTATATATAATCCTCCTTATCAAGTACCAGAGACTGTAAAACTATTTGTAAGAGTAATAAATATAGTTATGCTTCCTATTGCTGTTATAGTGTTCGGGCTTATGTTATGGAGTTCCGACAAAAAAAGAAGAGAGAAAATTTTTGAAAAGTTTAACAGTAAGTGA
- a CDS encoding RluA family pseudouridine synthase produces MNIEKEMTNYINPIYEDNHIIVAVKPPNIPVQGDITGDLSFFDNIKDYIKIKYNKKGNVFLGLVHRLDRPVSGIMVFAKTSKAASRLSEAIRDRKFEKTYYAVVNGILLDKEGMLENYLIKKTNKLGNIAQVVFENTKNAKIAKLKYEVIKEDLIKNLSLLKIELETGRFHQIRVQLSNIGHTIYGDRKYGNYIKYDRDNVPLALFAKSLRFPHPTKDEYIYAEADLPNYNPWNIFL; encoded by the coding sequence ATGAATATAGAAAAAGAAATGACAAATTACATTAATCCAATCTATGAGGATAATCATATAATAGTGGCAGTTAAGCCTCCTAATATACCCGTGCAGGGTGATATAACAGGGGATTTATCTTTTTTTGATAATATAAAAGATTATATAAAAATAAAATACAATAAAAAAGGAAATGTATTTTTGGGTCTTGTTCATAGATTAGACAGACCAGTATCTGGGATAATGGTTTTTGCCAAAACTTCTAAGGCTGCTTCAAGATTAAGTGAGGCTATAAGAGATAGAAAGTTTGAAAAGACTTATTATGCTGTTGTTAATGGCATACTTTTAGATAAAGAGGGTATGCTTGAAAACTATCTTATAAAAAAGACAAATAAATTGGGCAATATTGCTCAGGTGGTTTTTGAAAATACTAAAAATGCCAAAATAGCAAAATTAAAATACGAAGTTATAAAAGAAGACTTGATAAAAAATTTGAGTTTATTAAAAATAGAGTTAGAAACAGGAAGATTTCATCAAATAAGGGTTCAGCTTTCAAATATAGGGCATACCATATATGGAGACAGGAAATACGGAAACTATATAAAATATGACAGAGATAATGTTCCTTTAGCCTTATTTGCCAAAAGTTTGAGATTTCCGCATCCTACAAAAGATGAATATATCTATGCCGAGGCAGATTTACCTAATTATAATCCTTGGAATATATTTTTATGA
- a CDS encoding pyridoxal phosphate-dependent aminotransferase, translating into MYISKRIQRLKTSPVRKLNPYAEEAVKRGIKIYHLNIGQPDIETPSVFLEAISKYKGKTLKYENSRGMKPLINKIQEYYDKLGIHYEENEITITNGGSEAILFSLLAIFDEGDEILVAEPYYANYNSFYDVLDIKRNAVRTYAENGFHLPNRDEIEKHITPKTKAYMFSNPSNPTGVVSTKEELDDIAYLAKKHNMFIISDEVYREFVYGERKAISFGTYKDLADNVVIIDSISKRFSACGARIGCIISKNKDFSNAVFRECQARLSAPTLEMVGAAALYDLPDNYFEAARKEYDNRRKILFEELTKMDGVVMKEPEGAFYVLAKLPVKNAEDFAIWLLKDFNLDNETVMFAPGEGFYATEGLGKDEVRMCYALEAKDLKRSMEILRQGLIKYKKEVEK; encoded by the coding sequence ATGTATATATCTAAAAGAATTCAAAGGCTTAAAACTTCGCCTGTAAGAAAGTTAAATCCATATGCTGAAGAAGCTGTAAAAAGAGGAATAAAAATATATCATCTTAATATAGGACAGCCTGATATTGAAACACCAAGCGTATTTTTGGAAGCTATTTCTAAATATAAAGGAAAAACTCTCAAATACGAGAATTCAAGAGGTATGAAGCCGCTTATCAATAAAATTCAAGAGTATTATGATAAATTAGGTATTCATTATGAAGAAAATGAAATTACTATTACTAACGGCGGAAGTGAAGCAATATTATTTAGTTTGCTTGCTATTTTTGATGAGGGTGATGAAATTTTGGTAGCAGAACCTTACTATGCTAATTATAATAGTTTTTATGATGTTCTTGATATCAAACGTAATGCTGTTAGAACTTATGCTGAAAATGGCTTTCATCTTCCTAATCGCGATGAGATAGAAAAACATATTACTCCAAAGACAAAAGCATATATGTTCTCTAACCCTTCAAACCCTACTGGTGTTGTATCTACTAAAGAAGAGCTTGATGATATAGCTTATCTTGCTAAAAAACATAATATGTTCATCATAAGCGATGAAGTATATAGAGAATTTGTTTATGGAGAGAGAAAAGCAATCAGCTTTGGTACTTATAAAGATTTAGCTGATAATGTTGTAATAATTGATTCTATATCAAAAAGGTTTTCAGCATGCGGAGCTAGAATAGGCTGTATAATAAGTAAAAACAAAGATTTCAGTAATGCTGTATTTAGAGAATGTCAGGCTAGATTATCTGCTCCTACACTTGAGATGGTTGGTGCTGCTGCTTTATATGATTTACCAGATAACTATTTTGAAGCTGCTAGAAAAGAGTATGACAATAGAAGAAAAATATTATTTGAAGAGCTTACAAAGATGGACGGCGTAGTAATGAAAGAACCTGAAGGTGCATTTTATGTACTTGCAAAACTTCCAGTAAAAAATGCTGAGGACTTTGCTATATGGCTTTTAAAAGATTTTAATCTTGATAATGAAACTGTAATGTTTGCTCCTGGCGAAGGTTTTTATGCTACTGAAGGTTTGGGTAAAGATGAAGTTAGAATGTGTTATGCTTTAGAAGCTAAAGATTTGAAAAGATCTATGGAAATATTAAGACAAGGTTTAATAAAATACAAAAAAGAAGTAGAAAAATAA